The proteins below come from a single Beutenbergia cavernae DSM 12333 genomic window:
- a CDS encoding dihydrodipicolinate synthase family protein: MTDGTRLLGGVTVPLVTPMDPGGRPSAEASGDLLVALADVGVQKLMLLGSNGEGPLLPTSTIAPFVDGAVDRWRSSVADGVVTVNVTAAGTLEALERAEIAASAGADALVMSPPIYFHHRADEIVAHYAALGAVGLPVIAYNAPRYSNPLTREILEALLDLEHVVGLKDSSGDLELFADAVAIGHRRPGFAVSQGAETQLAAGLAAGADGVVPGVANIAPRVSLELVAAHAAGDAAAVDRLQDVTTALTALHAIRRGTPGVKAVLSVLGLCPPHVAPPLLASVPAESEAFQQFVVTHSDQLHPMKG, from the coding sequence ATGACGGACGGCACGCGCCTGCTCGGTGGGGTCACGGTCCCGCTCGTCACGCCGATGGACCCCGGCGGGCGGCCGTCCGCGGAGGCGTCCGGCGACCTGCTCGTGGCGCTCGCCGACGTCGGCGTGCAGAAGCTCATGCTGCTCGGCAGCAACGGCGAGGGTCCGTTGCTCCCGACGTCGACGATCGCCCCGTTCGTCGACGGCGCGGTCGATCGGTGGCGATCGTCGGTGGCCGACGGCGTCGTGACCGTGAACGTGACGGCTGCGGGCACGCTCGAGGCGCTGGAGCGGGCCGAGATCGCGGCCTCCGCGGGCGCCGACGCGCTGGTCATGAGCCCGCCGATCTACTTCCACCACCGCGCCGACGAGATCGTCGCCCACTACGCGGCGCTCGGCGCCGTCGGGCTCCCGGTCATCGCGTACAACGCGCCGCGGTACAGCAACCCGCTGACGCGCGAGATCCTCGAGGCGCTCCTCGACCTCGAGCACGTCGTGGGCCTCAAGGACAGCTCCGGGGACCTCGAGCTGTTCGCCGACGCCGTCGCGATCGGCCACCGTCGCCCCGGATTCGCCGTGAGCCAGGGGGCCGAGACCCAGCTGGCCGCCGGCCTCGCGGCGGGAGCCGACGGCGTCGTCCCCGGGGTCGCGAACATCGCGCCCCGCGTCTCGCTCGAGCTGGTGGCCGCGCACGCCGCCGGCGACGCGGCCGCCGTCGACCGCCTCCAGGACGTCACCACCGCGCTCACCGCGCTCCACGCGATCCGGCGGGGCACGCCAGGGGTCAAGGCGGTCCTGTCAGTTCTCGGCCTCTGCCCGCCGCACGTGGCCCCGCCGCTGCTGGCCAGCGTGCCCGCCGAGAGCGAGGCGTTCCAGCAGTTCGTCGTCACGCATTCCGACCAGC
- a CDS encoding FAD-dependent oxidoreductase, translated as MSRQNNLRADVLIVGGGVGGVAAALAALRRGRSVVMTEEYAWLGGQLTTQAVPPDEHTWIEQFGCTRTYRAFREGVRDYYRTWYPLTEAARRAPDLNPGLGKVSRLCHEPRVALAVLEGMLAPYRSAGLLRVLTGHVAVAADVDGDRVRAVTVADAAGERVTIEAPFVLDATELGDLLPLTDAEHVTGFESQAETGEPSAPAEAQPWNQQAFSWVFAVEHDEGADHTIDRPDSYGFWREYQPEVWPDRLLSLTAPDPRTLETLTRTFVPHSDSGPVLADQSKDPGDRDLWLFRRILARDQFTPGFARSDVTVVNWPMIDYLPGPLVGVSDEEREKHLDGARQLSFSMLYWLQTEAPRPDGGTGWPGLRLRPDLMGSEDGLAIAPYIRESRRIRARTTVVEQDLSMAVRGDAGAVAYRDSVGVGMYRIDLHPSTGGDNYLDVPSSPFQIPLGALLPVRLGNLLAAGKNIGTTHITNGCYRLHPVEWNIGEAAGALAAHCLDQGLTPEQVRADDNRLEAFQHELVGDGFELAWPEIKGY; from the coding sequence TTGAGCAGACAGAACAACCTCCGGGCCGACGTCCTGATCGTCGGCGGTGGCGTCGGCGGCGTGGCGGCGGCGCTCGCCGCGCTGCGTCGCGGCAGGTCGGTGGTGATGACGGAGGAGTACGCCTGGCTGGGCGGCCAGCTGACCACGCAGGCCGTGCCGCCGGACGAGCACACCTGGATCGAGCAGTTCGGGTGCACGCGCACCTACCGGGCGTTCCGGGAGGGGGTGCGCGACTACTACCGCACCTGGTACCCGCTGACGGAGGCCGCGCGGCGGGCGCCGGACCTCAACCCGGGCCTGGGCAAGGTGAGCCGGCTCTGCCACGAGCCGCGCGTCGCGCTCGCCGTCCTCGAGGGGATGCTGGCGCCGTACCGCTCCGCGGGGCTGCTCCGGGTGCTGACGGGGCACGTCGCCGTGGCGGCCGACGTCGACGGCGACCGGGTCCGGGCCGTGACGGTGGCCGACGCCGCAGGGGAGCGCGTGACGATCGAGGCCCCGTTCGTCCTGGACGCCACGGAGCTGGGCGACCTGCTGCCGCTGACGGACGCCGAGCACGTGACGGGCTTCGAGTCGCAGGCCGAGACCGGCGAGCCCAGCGCTCCGGCCGAGGCCCAGCCCTGGAACCAGCAGGCGTTCTCCTGGGTGTTCGCCGTCGAGCACGACGAGGGGGCGGACCACACGATCGATCGCCCGGACTCCTACGGCTTCTGGCGGGAGTACCAGCCGGAGGTCTGGCCGGACCGGCTCCTGAGCCTCACCGCCCCGGACCCCCGGACGCTCGAGACGCTGACCCGGACGTTCGTGCCGCACAGCGACTCCGGTCCGGTGCTGGCGGACCAGAGCAAGGACCCTGGCGACCGCGACCTCTGGCTGTTCCGGCGCATCCTGGCGCGGGACCAGTTCACGCCCGGCTTCGCCCGGAGCGACGTCACGGTCGTGAACTGGCCGATGATCGACTACCTGCCCGGGCCGCTCGTCGGCGTCTCCGACGAGGAGCGGGAGAAGCACCTGGACGGCGCCCGCCAGCTGTCGTTCAGCATGCTCTACTGGCTGCAGACCGAGGCTCCCCGCCCCGACGGCGGCACGGGCTGGCCGGGGCTGCGCCTGCGGCCGGACCTCATGGGCTCCGAGGACGGGCTGGCGATCGCGCCGTACATCCGGGAGTCGCGGCGCATCCGGGCCCGCACCACGGTGGTGGAGCAGGACCTGTCGATGGCGGTCCGCGGCGACGCCGGCGCGGTCGCGTACCGGGACTCGGTCGGTGTCGGGATGTACCGGATCGACCTGCACCCCTCGACGGGCGGCGACAACTACCTGGACGTGCCCAGCAGCCCGTTCCAGATCCCGCTCGGCGCGCTGCTTCCGGTCCGGCTCGGCAACCTGCTGGCCGCCGGGAAGAACATCGGGACCACCCACATCACCAACGGCTGCTACCGCCTGCACCCGGTGGAGTGGAACATCGGCGAGGCCGCCGGGGCGCTGGCCGCGCACTGCCTGGACCAGGGCCTCACCCCGGAGCAGGTCCGTGCCGACGACAACCGGCTCGAGGCGTTCCAGCACGAGCTCGTCGGCGACGGGTTCGAGCTCGCGTGGCCCGAGATCAAGGGGTACTGA
- a CDS encoding ATP-binding cassette domain-containing protein, protein MTTAPGGASLLEIRDLDVTFTGPRRSLRTPPTVVRAVDGVSLDVRAGETLALVGESGSGKSTVARCVLGLVRPQAGTIRYDGRELGPVDKRPPELQRAVQMVFQDPGSSLNPRMSVGAIIREAWQVHPAVAPAGDRREALAAVLTDVGLDPGVAERRPSALSGGQRQRVSIARALALRPRLLVCDEAVSALDVSVQAQILRLLIDLQASHDLTVLFITHDLAVVRQIADRVAVMRKGELVELAPAGELFTSPSHPYTKGLLAAAYDLEGVEAPFRETQEQMS, encoded by the coding sequence ATGACGACGGCGCCGGGCGGGGCGAGCCTACTGGAGATCCGCGACCTGGACGTCACGTTCACGGGTCCGCGACGGTCGCTGCGGACGCCTCCCACGGTGGTCCGCGCCGTCGACGGCGTGAGCCTGGACGTGCGCGCCGGCGAGACCCTCGCGCTCGTCGGCGAGTCCGGATCCGGGAAGTCCACCGTCGCTCGCTGCGTGCTGGGTCTCGTCCGCCCGCAGGCGGGGACCATCCGGTACGACGGACGCGAGCTCGGCCCCGTGGACAAGCGCCCCCCGGAGCTGCAGCGCGCGGTGCAGATGGTGTTCCAGGACCCCGGCTCGTCGCTGAACCCGCGCATGAGCGTCGGGGCGATCATCCGGGAGGCGTGGCAGGTGCATCCCGCCGTCGCCCCGGCCGGCGACCGTCGGGAGGCGCTGGCCGCGGTGCTGACCGACGTCGGCCTCGACCCGGGCGTCGCGGAACGCCGGCCCTCGGCGCTGTCCGGCGGGCAGCGGCAGCGCGTGAGCATCGCCCGGGCGCTCGCCCTGCGGCCCCGGCTGCTGGTCTGCGACGAGGCCGTGTCGGCGCTCGACGTCTCGGTCCAGGCGCAGATCCTCCGCCTGCTCATCGACCTCCAGGCGAGCCACGACCTGACGGTGCTCTTCATCACCCACGACCTCGCCGTCGTGCGGCAGATCGCCGACCGCGTCGCCGTCATGAGGAAGGGCGAGCTCGTGGAGCTCGCACCGGCCGGCGAGCTCTTCACCTCGCCGTCCCACCCGTACACGAAGGGCCTGCTGGCCGCCGCCTACGACCTGGAGGGCGTCGAGGCGCCGTTCCGGGAAACCCAGGAGCAGATGAGTTGA
- a CDS encoding ABC transporter ATP-binding protein, with product MTDYRTPAVVAPEAPSTPGAEQAPLLRVEGLTVVLSSGATRGVVLDSVSFSVGAGRTTGLIGESGSGKTMSAMAIVRLLPEGAETSGRVIWGTQDLLEAPARRMREVRGHEIGVIFQDPLSALNPLQTVGKQIGETLRRGGMPRAQVRARVLELLDRVGIPDPEQRIGVYPHEMSGGMRQRVMIATALAGSPRLIIADEPTTALDVTTQARILRLLADLRDSDGVAMLLVSHDLRVMAHVADDVVVMYAGRVAERGRADAVLARPRHPYTRALANNVPAVTTKSAIAEPLRGAPANPFDRPPGCAFHPRCPLAQAVCRTTTPELREVEPGRFSACHFAEEVGS from the coding sequence GTGACTGACTACCGTACGCCCGCCGTCGTGGCACCCGAGGCGCCGTCGACCCCCGGCGCGGAGCAGGCACCCCTGCTCCGCGTCGAGGGCCTCACGGTGGTCCTGTCCTCGGGTGCCACGCGAGGGGTCGTCCTCGACTCGGTGTCCTTCTCCGTGGGAGCCGGGCGCACCACCGGGCTGATCGGCGAGTCCGGCAGCGGCAAGACGATGAGCGCGATGGCGATCGTCCGGCTGCTCCCGGAGGGCGCCGAGACGTCCGGCCGGGTGATCTGGGGGACGCAGGACCTGCTCGAGGCGCCCGCGCGCCGGATGCGCGAGGTCAGGGGCCACGAGATCGGCGTGATCTTCCAGGACCCGCTCTCGGCGCTCAACCCGCTCCAGACGGTGGGCAAGCAGATCGGCGAGACCCTGCGGCGGGGCGGCATGCCGCGGGCCCAGGTGCGGGCCAGGGTGCTCGAGCTCCTCGACCGGGTCGGCATCCCCGACCCGGAGCAGCGGATCGGCGTCTACCCGCACGAGATGTCCGGGGGCATGCGCCAACGGGTGATGATCGCGACGGCGCTGGCCGGATCTCCGCGGCTGATCATCGCGGACGAGCCGACGACGGCGCTGGACGTCACCACGCAGGCCCGGATCCTGCGGCTGCTCGCCGACCTGCGCGACAGCGACGGCGTCGCGATGCTCCTGGTGAGCCACGACCTGCGCGTCATGGCCCACGTGGCCGACGACGTCGTCGTCATGTACGCGGGCCGCGTGGCCGAGCGCGGGCGCGCCGACGCCGTGCTCGCGCGGCCGCGCCACCCGTACACCCGGGCGCTGGCGAACAACGTCCCGGCCGTCACCACGAAGTCAGCGATCGCGGAGCCCCTGCGCGGCGCCCCCGCCAACCCGTTCGACCGGCCACCCGGCTGCGCGTTCCACCCGCGGTGCCCGCTGGCGCAGGCGGTGTGCCGCACGACGACGCCGGAGCTGCGCGAGGTCGAGCCGGGCCGCTTCAGCGCCTGCCACTTCGCCGAGGAGGTCGGCTCATGA
- a CDS encoding ABC transporter substrate-binding protein, producing the protein MTLRRRRPLIAAAATLTLMTSIAACSLGGSTDGSGDTTGDETGDGGGGDLVVAGPIPIENLDPHGAASMDAGTQLAARAIFSQLLVSTGQGEFDGELAESWESNDDASVWTFALRAGVTYSDGSPVTADDVVASFERVLAAEGPLAGNFGGYTVAAPDDATVVFTSPTPDAAFLGKISSFFVTPAGAAEDGFFSDPVGSGPFLVESFEPGATLRLSPNPDYWDGEPEIASLELQSIPETAARMTALQTGEVDITWSMPDDQIAELRTNAELTVETVPSPGVFTMWFNSSTPALEDPAVRRALWQAVDFEEIIASLYPETGTPADAPVSPTVLGYAPQEPVAYDPDAARAALEAAGFDFENTVLRWQFSQASFRNFMNAVVSDLAEIGVTVEPLEKEQAVFLEDLLALNWDMNMQQLGSQGYDAATNLGRLYTCEANRMGYCNPELDDLLAAAGSTSDTAEREDLYAQATEIIWNDAVGMYPMFVETPYAWQNRVEGFTPVSDGIPYFDEVTVSGD; encoded by the coding sequence TCGTCGCCGGCCCGATCCCCATCGAGAACCTCGACCCGCACGGCGCGGCCAGCATGGACGCCGGCACCCAGCTCGCTGCGCGGGCGATCTTCAGCCAGCTGCTCGTGAGCACCGGGCAGGGCGAGTTCGACGGCGAGCTGGCCGAGTCGTGGGAGTCGAACGACGACGCGAGCGTGTGGACGTTCGCGCTGCGCGCCGGCGTCACGTACTCCGACGGCTCGCCGGTGACGGCGGACGACGTCGTCGCCTCGTTCGAGCGGGTCCTCGCCGCCGAGGGTCCGCTCGCCGGGAACTTCGGCGGGTACACGGTCGCCGCCCCCGACGACGCGACGGTCGTCTTCACGTCGCCGACGCCGGACGCCGCGTTCCTGGGCAAGATCTCGTCGTTCTTCGTGACGCCCGCCGGCGCGGCGGAGGACGGCTTCTTCTCCGACCCGGTCGGCTCCGGCCCGTTCCTCGTGGAGTCCTTCGAGCCGGGCGCCACGCTGCGTCTGAGCCCGAACCCGGACTACTGGGACGGCGAGCCGGAGATCGCCTCGCTGGAGCTCCAGTCGATCCCGGAGACGGCGGCGCGGATGACGGCGCTCCAGACTGGCGAGGTCGACATCACCTGGAGCATGCCCGACGACCAGATCGCCGAGCTCCGCACGAACGCGGAGCTCACCGTCGAGACGGTGCCGAGCCCGGGCGTGTTCACGATGTGGTTCAACAGCTCGACGCCGGCGCTCGAGGACCCGGCGGTGCGGCGCGCGCTCTGGCAGGCCGTCGACTTCGAGGAGATCATCGCCTCGCTCTACCCGGAGACCGGGACGCCGGCCGACGCGCCGGTCTCTCCCACGGTCCTGGGCTACGCCCCGCAGGAGCCGGTCGCGTACGACCCGGACGCCGCCCGGGCCGCGCTGGAGGCCGCGGGCTTCGACTTTGAGAACACCGTCCTGCGGTGGCAGTTCTCGCAGGCCAGCTTCCGCAACTTCATGAACGCCGTCGTCTCCGACCTGGCGGAGATCGGCGTCACCGTCGAGCCGCTGGAGAAGGAGCAGGCGGTCTTCCTCGAGGACCTGCTGGCGCTGAACTGGGACATGAACATGCAGCAGCTCGGGTCGCAGGGGTACGACGCGGCGACCAACCTCGGCCGCCTCTACACGTGCGAGGCGAACCGGATGGGCTACTGCAACCCCGAGCTCGACGACCTCCTCGCGGCGGCCGGGTCGACCAGCGACACCGCCGAGCGGGAGGACCTGTACGCGCAGGCCACGGAGATCATCTGGAACGACGCCGTCGGGATGTACCCGATGTTCGTCGAGACGCCGTACGCGTGGCAGAACCGGGTCGAGGGATTCACGCCCGTGTCCGACGGGATCCCCTACTTCGACGAGGTCACGGTCTCGGGTGACTGA